A section of the Halogranum gelatinilyticum genome encodes:
- a CDS encoding sugar ABC transporter ATP-binding protein: protein MASEIHTDTTTAEGTTSTRGDDHSFRVEGISKSFRHVQALKDVSLAVDHGEVIGLVGENGAGKSTLLNILTGVLEADEGQLYVDGEAVTFTNPREAANYGVSLVHQEQDVITTMRGYENLYLGREMERFGVLEKERMREEAQAFVDDLGINIDVDERVRNYSFNERQMLEIAKAFHVSQKSENPVILLDEPTAGLEESGRKILFNLVNELRDRATFVFVSHELDEVLQISDRIYVLKDGERVDETAAAEATTESLQQAMVGRETADEYYRVPDQRRESDLGEPTMTVDGVTHDDTVGPISFSLREGEIFGIVGVEGSGKQRFGRLLAGDLNITDGSISVDGTTLQNPTVSDMVDAGVGYIPKDRKSEGLLLYQSVRVNTSLAMVRDMNGNLPLLDLDAEEEATLDAIEELSIKTPGPDALVHGLSGGNQQKVVIARWLAQETPVLVMDNVTRGIDVGAKEEVYRLCRELTEQGVSIVFIGDELPEVIGMSNRIAVMAKGEFVGETFDASPGNKPTEEDLIQEMI from the coding sequence ATGGCATCAGAGATACACACGGACACGACAACTGCCGAGGGAACCACCTCGACACGCGGAGACGACCACAGCTTCCGCGTCGAGGGCATCTCGAAGTCGTTCCGCCACGTACAGGCCCTCAAGGACGTGTCGCTGGCGGTCGACCACGGCGAGGTCATCGGCCTGGTTGGCGAGAACGGCGCGGGAAAGAGCACGCTCCTGAACATCCTGACCGGCGTGCTGGAGGCCGACGAGGGGCAACTGTACGTCGACGGCGAAGCGGTCACGTTCACGAACCCGCGGGAGGCGGCGAACTACGGCGTCTCGCTCGTCCACCAGGAACAGGACGTCATCACGACCATGCGGGGCTACGAGAACCTCTATCTCGGGCGTGAGATGGAGCGCTTCGGCGTGCTCGAGAAGGAGCGGATGCGCGAGGAGGCGCAGGCGTTCGTCGACGACCTCGGCATCAACATCGACGTCGACGAGCGTGTCCGCAACTACTCGTTCAACGAGCGGCAGATGCTCGAAATCGCGAAGGCGTTCCACGTCTCCCAGAAGTCGGAGAACCCCGTCATTCTGCTCGACGAACCGACGGCAGGTCTCGAGGAGAGCGGTCGAAAGATACTGTTCAACCTCGTCAACGAACTGCGGGACCGGGCGACGTTCGTCTTCGTCTCTCACGAACTCGACGAGGTGCTGCAGATCTCCGACCGTATCTACGTCCTCAAAGACGGCGAGCGCGTCGACGAGACCGCCGCAGCCGAAGCGACCACCGAGTCGCTGCAACAAGCGATGGTCGGTCGAGAGACCGCAGACGAGTATTACCGCGTCCCCGACCAGCGACGCGAGAGCGACCTCGGCGAGCCGACGATGACCGTCGACGGCGTGACCCACGACGACACGGTCGGGCCGATCTCCTTCTCGCTTCGCGAGGGCGAGATATTCGGCATCGTCGGTGTCGAGGGATCCGGCAAGCAGCGGTTCGGACGGCTGCTCGCGGGCGACCTCAACATTACCGATGGCTCGATCTCCGTCGACGGGACTACCTTACAGAACCCGACGGTCTCTGACATGGTCGACGCGGGCGTCGGCTACATCCCGAAGGACCGGAAATCCGAGGGCCTGCTGCTCTACCAGTCGGTCCGGGTCAACACCTCCCTGGCGATGGTCCGAGACATGAACGGCAATCTGCCGCTGCTCGATCTGGACGCCGAGGAGGAGGCGACGCTCGACGCCATCGAGGAGCTGTCGATCAAAACGCCCGGTCCCGACGCGCTGGTACACGGCCTCTCCGGCGGGAACCAGCAGAAGGTCGTCATCGCCCGCTGGCTGGCCCAAGAGACCCCGGTGCTCGTTATGGACAACGTGACCCGGGGGATCGACGTCGGTGCCAAGGAGGAAGTGTACCGGCTCTGCCGTGAGCTGACCGAGCAAGGCGTCTCGATCGTCTTCATCGGCGACGAGCTGCCGGAGGTTATCGGGATGTCGAACCGCATCGCCGTGATGGCGAAAGGCGAGTTCGTCGGCGAGACCTTCGACGCCTCACCGGGGAACAAACCGACTGAAGAAGACCTGATACAGGAGATGATCTAA